CAATATCGAATGTATTCTTCGCTGTGAACATTGCAGCTTGGTTTGTGCCATTGCGCATGACAGTTGGTAATGCTCCGGCCCACAGACCAAATAGGCCTTCTTCCCGAACAATAGTCTTTGCACAGTGTATAGGCCCTTTATATCGGAGCAAATCAGGGCTTAATCCTTTCTGTTGCTGCAATCTGATCTTTACTACCTGCATCCACCATAAACAAACATTACAGTCTACAAAAGTTCCTCCACCGAGTTCAAGCTTTAAATGAGCAGAATGCCAGAGACAAAAATGTAAATTGCTTGCCTCCCACAGGTATGACAACAAACTACGCCAAAAGCTGTAAAGTTTATGTACACTGTAAGGGTACTATTTGTTCTAGTTCCCAACCTTGCCCCCAAAGAATATGGAATTGCACTCAATGCTTGGTTGCCTTGGTGTGATTAAGTTTCAGATCACATCGACGTAACAGTTTGCAGAACATCGTATTCCCAGTCAGCGTTACAGAAACCCAATTTTGTTAGGAAAGTAATAAAATGTGATTTTTTCCAGAAACGTCTAATGATTAGTACATCCTTAATCCTTCCATACAGCAATAAAAAATCATTGGGACACAACACATAATACCAACTTTCTGAAGATGGACAAGCTGGACAGGATTTAGTTGAACTTTGACGAACCTTCTATAAGAACAACACAGTAGGAAGCTCCAAACAATATTCACAATGCAATAGTTAAGTTCTCATTGACCAAATCAAGCTCCCGTTCCTTCACTGGAAGGTCACAAAGATATAAACAAAACATGTTTCTTCAGACAGTCATACAAAATTAAGATCCTACTACCTTGTGGCTCCCTTGGCATCTGGTCTTTTTCTTATAGTTGTCCTCTCTTTGTTATGTTAATAACCACTATGATGTTAACAAGGACTAGAGAGATACTAATTTAAAAATGTTGGCGTTTCCATTGAACACAAAAACAACATGATTATACTTAGAAGAACAATTACTTCATTTTGAGGCAGACAAAAAGTAGAATCAATACAAAGTCAACATTAAAGAAGAAGCAGGTGATTGACAACAACTTGTTGGTCAAATGCGTTTGACTGGATCACTCAGGGTTTTAACTGATCCCCATTTTGCTTGTTCATTGTCTTGGTCAATGGTCATGGTACTAGCAAACTACAGTTTGGCTGCAAAGTACATAGCTTTCATTTCTTTAATCCCAAATTCCAAGTTGGCAAAGACGCATCTGACATCATGCtcacacaaaattaaaaactGCACTCGTTCTTTTTCTATACAGTAAGATGCAGCTTTTACCGTGGTAAGCTCTCGCAAGTTCTACTTTCGGCAATAAACACCTAGAAAAGATCGAAAATTAAGAAGGAAACGATTTGTGTTGTCGCGGTGAACAATTCCTGTGCGTTCCGTATAAACTAGAGCATGCACATCGCAGTCAAGGCAAGAATTCAAGAACGATTCAGGAACAGAGCTGCGCAATCTTGCCTCGAAGGGGGTGACGATGAGGAGCGCCTCGATGACGCCGGCGCCGAACCCGGAGGCGAGGCGCCCCTGCGCGGAGACCTTGCCGGTGTCGGGGTCCTTGAACGCGGACTGCAGCACGGCGTTGGAGCCGAGCCGAAGCGCGTACTTGAGCGTGAGGTGGGTGGCGAAGGGCGTGAGCCCTTTCCATAGCGCCCGCACGCCCTCGGCGCGCGCGACGCTGGCGCCGCAGTGCGCGATGCCCCGGTAGGCCCCCGCGCGGTCGAGCTGCAGCCGCGTCTTGACGACGTCGATCGGCTGCAGGCAGCACGCCTCCATGACGCCGCCGAGGgaccccgccgccgccttcacGTACGGAGGGACCGGGGGCCGGCCTCCGGCTCCGCGGGGAtcctcggccgccgccgtcaTCCCGGGCGACGACGGTGgcggcgaggaagaggaggcggcggaggccatCCGGGAAGCGGCTGCTCCCTTAGCGGGCGTGGCAGAAAAGCGGGTCGGATCCTTCCACTTTCACCGCATCTCAGCAGCGAAGGACCCGAAATGTGGCGGCGAAAGTTATATGGATCGGCGTCAGCCGTCAGGTGCGTCGCGCGCTGCGCCGTCATGGTGCGAATGTGCTACGCGCGACCTAGGGCCCGCGTGACAGTAGAAGCGTGTGGACGTGGCGGAGAGAGGCTCGGACGTTTCTGCGGGGCCCACTTGCAAGTGGCACTGTAGCGCGCGGAGTAGGCTGCTCTTCCAGCTCAGCTCCAATTCTTGAGAGCCGTACGGTACCTAGACTTAATCATAGGTAGCCCAATCTAGCATACTCGACCCGACCAGTATACGGACGGGCTCCGGCTTAAAAATCTGTCTaaaaccagaaaaaaaaaatctgatgtcGGACTGGGCTTGGGTATAGGAGCGCAACCCATCGCTGGGCTCAGGATTTTAGTTTTCCTATCGGACTTTTGAAAGCTCGATCCAAAGATTGACTCGACCTAGCCTTTAAACAGGTCTAGTGGTACTAGAGCTAGGACTTTGAACTGTACTTTTTTGGCCGGTTCAAACACGGCACGATCCGATCCAGTTTAAGCTCAACTCGGTATGAGTATTGATGGGCTGGGCTGGCCCGACACGATTTATGGGTTAGGTCGGACCTTGATATGGGACCCAATGGGTGGTCTAACTTGGCACGAAAAATAGGCCGTGCCTAGGCTGGCCCGACACGAAAAAGGCCTGCACTAACATGTGATGCCGCGCCTGTGCTGACGTGCCCTCACGCGCCCTCCAGCGCGGTGGACGAGCGATGCTGGGCCCGTTCCAGCCCTGCCCGATGAGGCCCATCGTGCCTTCGTGCCAGGCCTAGGCCTAGCTAAAGATGGCTTAGGCCAGCCTGGCCCGGCACGAACAGTTCCTTGGGCCGTCCTAGCATGGCCCAAAAGGCTCGAGATCCGAAGGGGGCGGGTTGGGCTGGCCCGATCCAgcccaagtcccacctctagTGGTACCTACCATGGTATGCCTTGGCGCTCGTGTGCTCGTGGAGTTACGTAGGCGGATATTACGCTATGGTCTTGCTTGTCATGTTGGTAAGTAAAAGGATGAgctttctatttttatattttgcaaataaaaattacaaaaataggtattcgtttcaaaaaattgcaattgATCGTAGGTTTAAAACAATAAATTTATCACTCTTTTAACGTGTGACatgttaaaaaattaaaaaaatattgcgtTACATTTCTCTCTAACGATGAATAATAGAGAGTTACTGTATCTGGGTAACCTATGGTTTTCTGTAATTTTCAGGATATATCTCTATCTTTAGAAAGGGGATTCCTGAATGAAATTAAATTAGTCATTGGTACTCAAGGCGTCTCGTGATTAAAAAGGATTATCTCTAAGAACAAAAAGTAGGAGTCCAAAGAGCATACGacaccccatatatatacggaaccAAGAGGCCTTGTAGAGGACACGCCCAAAACGAAGAGACAAAAGCCTAAATAAGTCAAATACAAACTAACAAAAATCGAGCAAGAAAGccgccgactaggtttagatttaTTTAGGCTAACTaatgtcggaggattaactcctgtcgcagggatcccgagagacccctttttagagattcggccggggggatgatcctgaataagttcgtcggagaaataaatggaagtggaagtaaaatgcaacggccggtggtcgGGGATGCTCgatctagtgcaaagggaagtaaatgcaccggagtttagataggttcgggccgcatgggggcgtaataccctactcctgtatggatgcaataactgtcccgaGGGGGGTCCCCTGAGGgcgtatctggttacaagagtatagtgtctaactaagagcttgaggctccttgttcttcggccggagctctgctcaggcttgcttgtgATGACTTcgcctgttggcttggttcgttgcgTGGTTCGTCTTCTTCATCTGGGTGTCTCGGttgactctcttcttcttcttttttctccccTTCCTTATCCCTccggtgtgccgactcttttatgcactcgccggccatgacataccccgaatgggaaggaaggggcacaagttttAAGACGCcgcgactgagaaaggcgtcatcatttcctctgggcgaagtggcAGGGGCgatggaaaaatgcggcgcgcgtccggtcgctcgtcactgtggacgccctggcaacgggcgctgttgagagggcccaccgggcagccacagaggcacccggcgtgcccgccctatcttgttcctctgcaacggcagggcggcaggcgaaaCGTCTTggtcctggcaacgttatcccgagatatgccggatgatacgggacgcgacccgtgcaattaatggccccacgcctctctgccaaagcatggcagggactgacgctgcggcaggagcagttggggatgtcaggccgcgcacgcccattaaatacggtctcggacctctgacgggctgacacctcatcggcgggcccctctgtgtcgtcggggcaccgagtgctcgggggtactgtttacctccccgagcactctcgcacgaaccttcagggaaccgagtgctcgggggctgccacgtgcaaccccgagcactctctctcggacacttttgtactgacccttggggaaccgagcgctcggagGCTGCCGCacgcggcccccgagcactctttcccggaactcagctcttctgatcgtcgggggactagggttcTCAGGGGTGATCgggcacctccctgagcactttcttcccagtacttggactcggcgggtcatcggggaactggggtgctcggggaccagaggctgtggcctcgagcaccctctcccggaacttagattttcctcatcccgcgggagggacctctcgggatggtgacacgtggcggacggctggcctgacctcgggactcagggacccccggttcctgatacaccgacaaccaCACCCTTGTAATAGGCTTAGATCAATAAGTCAAATAggatatagggttattatcctctcagaggtctgaacctgtataaaaatccCTGTGTATTCCCTCGtaattcgtctactcaaagcatcccctattttttttaacaaatttgTTAGACCGTCGGTTTACAAATCATCAACAGCTAGCACCGTctatggggatcatgacaaaaggcgTTGAAGAAACTATGGAGAAGATGTCGTCGACATCGCCTAAAGCTTCGCTGAGAACCGGTTTTTTGGATGAGGGATTCTACGACAATTTTACCCCTCTTTCTAACGAACTGGTGATCAATTGGGTGAATTTTGACGATGAACTTTATAGCGATGATTCAAGTGACGAGGTAAGTCGATTTATGGAGTAATGCACTAAGGATTACAACATTGAGTTCGAACCACTCGTCTGCCAAGGCAAATGTGAATATTCGATTCACAGCAGGTCATGATTAAACCACGCAACTTCTGACAACATATATTGTCAAGACACCAACCCGGAGCAATCCAATAAAACATCGATAATGGATCTGGACACCTCCACCGGAGGTTACCCTTGAGAAGTTTTCGCTATCGGAGACAGGGGTGATGCTCTGGGTaatcatgatgatgatcctACAAACAGACAAGGTCCTTCGGCTTCAAGTGCGAGCAATGGTCAACTTCAGACGAGCACACCACTCTCGGACCTTAACAGAGCCCCGGTCTTACCTTGTCCCGAACATCAGCAGGGGATGACCATTTTAATCCGCAACTTCTAAGAGGATTCTTCTTCTACAAAAGGCCCTCATACGCCCTCCAATCACAGATCTAGCTACCTCAGCCAGTAAGAATTGGATGAACTCGACGGTCGACTTAATAAAGGAGATCATCATCCAAACCAAGAACTCTCATCTAGTTGCAGCTAGAGGAAACACTAATCAGGGAAGACCAGGCAATCCCCCGTCGCGAGATGCATTGGACTCAGAGAAGTGCAATCCTAGGAACAAAGCTTCTTGGGATGACAATCAGGTGAACAACCGCCACCGGACCTCACCATTCAAAGGTCATCGAATCAATGATTTGCGTGAGGTCATCAACGACCAGCGAAGACGCCTGTGGGCTTCTGAAACAAAGGCGCATGTAGGCTTCTAAAGAGGCATCGTCTACCACTCATCGATCTAGTCGTGTAATGTCTCGACATCGATCAAATCGGGACCAATCTCCGTTCTCCGTGGGAAAGACCCTTAAGGATACTGGAACCAAGTAAAGCGCCATCAACGGATGTCTGGCCCTCTCTCCAGATCCACGAAACGTAAATTGGCTGGCAAGGTTCTACCCTGGGACGATCAAGAAATATAATGGATGCACAAACTCCATTGAGTTTCTCTAAATCTATACCACGGTCATCCAAGCGGCTGGTGGGGACAAGAAGGTAATGAAAAATTACATCCCTActgcccttgaaggggcagccatGACGTGGTTGACCAATTTACTACCATAACAATCTATTCGTGAGAGCAGCGTTGTGATGTATTCCAAGCCAATTTCCAAGGTACATACATTCTCTACGGCATGAACAATGATCTGTACCATCGTGAGTAGACGGGAAGCAAAACCTTGCGCAAGTTAATATGCCGCTCCAGCAGTATCCGGAAGAACATCCCTAAGATCAACGACTAGGACGTCATACaagcattcacccgaggggccAGGAGTTGGAGATGCGTTGAAGATATCTCTATCCGAGGGCCTGAGATGGTTAAGGATCTCATAAAGATTGTCAATGAGTCTGCTAAGACTAAAGACACGTTTATCTTCGTTAAGGAGAGACTCAAAGCATCAAACGCCCTCAACCCGAGCTCAAGGATGACAAGGCAAAggccaagctcaagaagaacgcCAAGGAAGGTAggggcaagaaaaataattatgagCAAGTTTTTGCAGATTTGCCTAACATCCATCTCAACAAGGGTCCTGGTTCCTTCCGAGGCAAGAACTCTACACTAGGCTCCGACGAATGCGACGATAAGCCCTGGTACGATCTCCACCAAACCGACAACCACAACCTCCACGAGTGCTACCTCTAGAAGAAGATGTTCAAAGTGGAGGTAAAAAAAGCGGAAAGAAGATCCAGTTGTCCCCGAGTTGGGATTCCAGCTCCAGCGGCAGTGATGACAACATAGATCTGATGTCTTTTTAGCTAGATGAGAGGACGATTGACCACATGTTCAATGGTTCCACATTTGATAAGTCCAAATGGTAGTACACGACAGTGGCCTGAGAAGTTCTAGATGCCATCCCCAAGGGTCGTCAGGCCGTTTTGGGGTCAAAAACTGAAATCTCCTTTGGTTAAGAAGACTGCCTTGATAATTTCGTATAGCTAGGCCACTTCTCGATAGCGGTCGAGCCTATGATAAATAATTACAGGGTTACCTAAGTTTCcattgatggagggagttccccaAAGATCCTCTTAATAAATATACTCGAAGGGATGCAGATCTCCTGGTGTGCTACCAAGCCGATCATtcaagccttccatggtatagTACCCAGATCTTCGACCACTCTCATCGGCCAGATATTGCTACTCGTTACTTTCGGGAAGCATGACAATTTTCATACAGAAAAAATTTCGTTCGATGTGGTCGACTTTGAGGCGTCATATAATGCCATCTTGGGAAGACCTACTctcgccaagttcatggtaGCCATACGTTATGCTTATCGGTGCATGAAGATCCCAGGACCCGAGGGATTCATTACCGTCTAGGGCTGCACAAAAGTAAGCCTACGTCGTGACAAACGGAGTCTAGACATGGTCAcacatcatcaacccaacaagaAGACAAAAAAACTTGAGGCCTAAGGCCTTTGTGAAGTCCTATGGTGAAGTCGAAGTAGTTCCTCTAGACCCAAAAGAGCCATCCAAGACCGTTCTAATTGGCTCAAACCTggatcctaaataggaactcgcacTCATCACCTTCCCACAGATAAAAGCCCACGTGTTCGCCTCAAAACCATCAGACATGTCCaagatccctag
The nucleotide sequence above comes from Phragmites australis chromosome 4, lpPhrAust1.1, whole genome shotgun sequence. Encoded proteins:
- the LOC133916324 gene encoding mitochondrial succinate-fumarate transporter 1-like, with the translated sequence MASAASSSSPPPSSPGMTAAAEDPRGAGGRPPVPPYVKAAAGSLGGVMEACCLQPIDVVKTRLQLDRAGAYRGIAHCGASVARAEGVRALWKGLTPFATHLTLKYALRLGSNAVLQSAFKDPDTGKVSAQGRLASGFGAGVIEALLIVTPFEVVKIRLQQQKGLSPDLLRYKGPIHCAKTIVREEGLFGLWAGALPTVMRNGTNQAAMFTAKNTFDIVLWKKHEGDGKVLQPWQSMISGFLAGTAGPVCTGPFDVVKTRLMAQGKTGDIKYTGMVHAIRTIYAEEGLRALWKGLLPRLMRIPPGQAIMWAVADQVMGLYERAYLQPAHL